The DNA sequence TCTTCACTTTACCCTTGACCAGGCCGCCATCGCGGTACACGCCCACGATCTTATCCCAGTTCTGCTTATGGGCGGCCTTTTCCTTGGAAAGGACGACGATGCCTTCGTCGTTTTCGAGGCGTTCCAGAAGGACCTCGATCTGGTCCCCCACTTCGATTTCCTCGTCTTCAAACTCGGAAATGGAAATAGCGCCTTCGGACTTGTAGCCGATGTCCACCAAAACGACTTGGGGACGGATTTCCTGGATGGTTCCGGTAACGATGGAACCTTCACGCAATTCGCGGAACTTGCTGTCAATAAGTTCCGCCAGTTCAGTTGTGCTCATTTAAATGGTTGATGAGTTAGTATTGCCGATTTTTCTCATGGCCCCTTATTGGCCGGCGGGCAATCGGGGCGCCTTCCCCCGCCGGGCGAAAAATCGGTTGCCTTCAATACCAGTTTCACGCAAGAACTCAAGGCTTTTCTTGAAAAACTCCTTCCGATTTTTTTCCGGCCCTGCGGCGCCCTGACGGATGGCGGCAAAAACAAGCGCACAAAAACCTTGTAGCCCTCCCTCCCCATGTTAAATTCCGGCTAATGGGAAAATGCGGAACATCCGCATCCATCAACCACTCCCGCCGCAAAGCCATGAAAAAAATCATCCTGTCCCTCCTCGCTGCGGGGCTGTCCGGAACAGCCCTCCTTCACGCCGCGGAACCCGTCAAACTGGACCAGCCGGACCTGGAACGGGGGGCGCCAATTATGAAAGCCCTGTCCGACCGCCAATCCATCCGGAGCTTTTCTGAAAAAACGCTCTCCCAAAAAGATCTGTCAGACCTGCTCTGGGCCGCCAACGGAATCAACCGCCAGGAATCCGGCAAGCGTACCGCCCCGTCCGCCATGAACCGGCAGGACGTCAAAATTTACGTATGCACGAAAGACGCCTCCTACCTCTATGACCACAAGGCCCACGCCATGGTCCCCGTAAGCGACGGGGACGCGCGCCCGGCGGACGCGCCCGTTTGCCTGGTTCTTGTGACGGACACGGCGGAACCCTGGGCAGCCATGGACGCCGGCATCGTCTCCCAGAACATCTCCCTGTTCTGCTCCGGAACGGGACTGGCTACCTACCCACGGGCCAGCATGAACAAGGAGGCCCTGGCAAAAGCCCTGAAACTGGCCTCTCCCCAAACGCCCATGCTCTGCCATCCGGTAGGGTATAAAAAATAACAACTTCCGGTTCCATCCTTTGGATGGGCCGGAAAAGGGGCCATCCGGAACCGGAAATGAATTCCGCAACAGGCGGAATCAGGGCTCCGGCAGAATATCCACGTAAATGCCGGGAGAGCTCCCTTCAATGGGCATCGCGCCTACCGTCCGGGCATAAAAATCGGCCGGCCCTACCCCGCCGATGATGCCGTAGGCATGCCCCATCTCACGGAGTGCGTTCAATGCGGAAACCAGCAAAACCTTGCCCACGCCGCTCTTGCGCGCCTCCTCCGCAACCCCCATGGGGCCAAGAAAACCGCGCGCCGTCACGTCATAGCAGGCAAAGCCGAGAATCTTCTTCTCCCGTGTGGCAATATAACAGGAAATGGGCTGGCGGCTGAATGCAG is a window from the Akkermansia massiliensis genome containing:
- a CDS encoding GNAT family N-acetyltransferase; this encodes MMDMLVRLYDLPDIEEELRKLEKDGILIRRPGAYERHLVAGWVGRNFSPKWVSETKTAFSRQPISCYIATREKKILGFACYDVTARGFLGPMGVAEEARKSGVGKVLLVSALNALREMGHAYGIIGGVGPADFYARTVGAMPIEGSSPGIYVDILPEP
- a CDS encoding nitroreductase family protein, which gives rise to MKKIILSLLAAGLSGTALLHAAEPVKLDQPDLERGAPIMKALSDRQSIRSFSEKTLSQKDLSDLLWAANGINRQESGKRTAPSAMNRQDVKIYVCTKDASYLYDHKAHAMVPVSDGDARPADAPVCLVLVTDTAEPWAAMDAGIVSQNISLFCSGTGLATYPRASMNKEALAKALKLASPQTPMLCHPVGYKK